A single window of Hippocampus zosterae strain Florida chromosome 15, ASM2543408v3, whole genome shotgun sequence DNA harbors:
- the ap1s3b gene encoding AP-1 complex subunit sigma-3b isoform X1 has translation MMRFLLLFSRQGKLRLQKWYTPMSDREKKKIIRDMTTAVLARQPRTCNFLHWKDLKIIYKRYASLYFCLAIENHENELLALEVIHRYVELLDRYFGNVCELDIIFNFEKAYFILDEFLMGGEIQETSKQIVNRSIEASDMLQEDGSNDWYEVELFGP, from the exons ATG ATGCGCTTCCTGCTCCTCTTCAGTCGCCAGGGCAAGTTGCGTTTGCAGAAATGGTACACGCCCATGTCTGATCGGGAGAAAAAGAAGATCATCAGGGACATGACCACAGCCGTGTTGGCACGGCAACCGCGTACCTGTAACTTCCTGCACTGGAAAGACCTGAAGATTATTTACAAAAG ATATGCAAGCTTGTACTTCTGCTTGGCTATAGAGAACCATGAGAATGAGCTGCTTGCTTTGGAGGTCATTCATCGCTACGTTGAGCTGTTGGACAGATACTTTGGCAAT GTGTGCGAGCTCGACATAATCTTTAACTTTGAGAAGGCCTATTTTATCTTGGACGAGTTCCTCATGGGAGGGGAAATCCAGGAAACCTCCAAACAGATTGTGAACCGCTCCATCGAAGCCTCAGACATGTTGCAGGAG GATGGCAGCAATGATTGGTATGAGGTGGAGCTGTTTGGACCTTGA
- the LOC127615811 gene encoding cullin-3-like isoform X2: MRSLISWERHPPMRIMANLKGETKKEFKMRIRAFPMTMDEKYVENIWGLLKNAIQEIQRKNNSGLSFEELYRNAYTMVLHKHGEKLYTGLREVVTEHLINKDRVYVQQNGVENVYNLSVVEFRDQVVHYSCIRKHLWQTLLDKIERERRGEVVDRGSIRNTCQMLMVLGLDSRIVYEEDFERPFLEMSAEFYEMESQRFLAENSTSIYIKRVEARIHEEIERVNHCLDKSTEDSILKVVERELITKHMKTIVEMENSGMVHMLRNHITEDLLCMYKLFSRVPNGLKTMCDCMSSYLREQGRALVSEEGDGKNPVDYIQDLLNLKMVFDHFLHESFNNDKLFKQTIAGDFEYFLNLNSRSPEYLSHFIDDKLKKGVRGLTEQEVELILDKTMVLFRFLQEKDVFERYYKQHLGRRLLSNKSASDDLEKSMISKLKTECGCQFTSKLEGMFRDMTISNATMDEFRRHIRDMSASLCGVDLTVRVLTTRYWPTQSATPRCTIPLAPQHAFDVFKRFYLAKHSGRQLTLQHHMGGADLIATFYGALKKDDGSEASLGGAQMSGSNSRKTILQVSTFQMTILMLFNHRECCTFEEIQNETDIPRWELARALQSLACGKPTQRVLTKEPKSKEIENGHLFTVNDQFTAKVHRVKIQTVAAKQGESDPERKETQQRVDDDRKVVIEAAIVRIMKSRKKIQHNVLVAEVTQQLQARFLPSPVVIKKRIEGLIEREYLARTPEDRNMYTYIG; encoded by the exons ATGCGGTCTCTTATTAGTTGGGAGCGTCACCCGCCCATGAGAATCATGGCCAATCTCAAGGGAGAAACCAAGAAAGAATTCAAAATGAGGATACGCGCCTTCCCT ATGACAATGGATGAGAAATATGTGGAGAACATCTGGGGCCTGCTAAAGAATGCCATCCAGGAGATCCAGAGGAAAAACAACAGCGGGCTGAGCTTCGAGGAGCTGTACAGGAATGCCTACACCATGGTTCTgcacaagcatggggagaagcTCTACACAGGCCTGAGAGAGGTTGTCACAGAGCATCTCATCAACAAA GACCGAGTTTATGTTCAGCAAAACGGCGTGGAGAACGTGTACAACCTCAGCGTCGTCGAATTCAGAGACCAGGTGGTCCACTACAGCTGCATTCGAAAGCACCTTTGGCAGACGCTACTGGACAAGATTGAACGAGAGAGGAGGGGAGAAGTTGTAGACAG gGGATCCATCAGAAACACCTGCCAGATGCTGATGGTTCTCGGACTGGACAGCAGGATTGTATACGAGGAAGACTTTGAGCGTCCCTTCTTAGAAATGTCAGCTGAATTCTACGAG ATGGAAAGCCAAAGGTTTCTCGCCGAAAACAGCACCAGCATCTACATTAAGAGGGTGGAGGCCCGAATCCACGAGGAGATCGAGCGCGTCAATCACTGTTTGGACAAGTCGACGGAGGATTCCATTCTCAAGGTGGTGGAAAGGGAGCTGAtaacaaaacacatgaaaaccATAGTGGAGATGGAGAACTCCGGCATGGTCCACATGCTGCGGAATCACATCACAGAAG ACCTTTTGTGCATGTACAAGCTGTTCAGCCGTGTCCCCAACGGCCTAAAAACGATGTGCGATTGTATGAGCTCGTACTTGAGAGAGCAAGGCAGGGCTCTGGTGTCAGAAGAAGGAGATGGCAAAAATCCCGTCGACTATATCCAG GACCTGCTTAACCTGAAGATGGTGTTTGACCATTTCCTCCATGAGTCTTTCAACAATGACAAACTTTTCAAACAAACCATTGCAGGAGACTTTGAGTATTTCCTCAATCTCAACTCCCGCTCGCCAGAGTACCTATCGCACTTTATCGACGATAAGCTGAAGAAAGGAGTTCGAGGG TTGACGGAACAGGAGGTGGAGTTGATTTTGGACAAGACCATGGTTTTGTTCAGATTTCTGCAAGAGAAGGATGTGTTTGAAAGGTACTACAAGCAGCATCTGGGCCGGAGACTGCTGAGCAACAAGAGCGCCTCGGACGATTTAGAGAAGAGCATGATCTCCAAGCTCAAA ACGGAATGTGGCTGTCAGTTCACCTCGAAACTGGAGGGAATGTTTCGAGATATGACCATCTCCAATGCTACCATGGATGAGTTCAGGCGACACATACGCGACATGTCG GCTTCTTTATGTGGCGTGGACCTGACCGTCCGAGTCCTCACAACTCGTTACTGGCCAACGCAGTCGGCGACGCCCAGATGCACCATCCCCCTAGCCCCTCAGCATGCTTTTGATGTGTTTAAGAG GTTCTACCTCGCCAAACACAGTGGGAGACAGCTCACGCTACAGCATCATATGGGCGGGGCAGACCTAATTGCTACCTTCTACGGTGCTTTGAAAAAG GATGATGGTTCCGAAGCAAGCTTGGGAGGTGCCCAAATGAGTGGCTCAAACTCCCGGAAGACCATTCTGCAGGTGTCCACCTTCCAGATGACCATCCTCATGCTCTTCAACCACAGAGAATGCTGCACTTTTGAG gagatcCAGAACGAGACAGACATTCCCAGATGGGAGTTGGCGCGGGCGTTGCAGTCTTTAGCCTGTGGGAAGCCCACGCAGAGAGTTCTCACCAAAGAACCAAAATCCAAGGAGATTGAAAACGGACATTTGTTTACAGTCAATGACCAGTTTACTGCCAAAGTGCACAGAGTCAAAATACAGACAG TCGCTGCCAAACAAGGCGAGTCTGACCCGGAGAGGAAAGAGACACAGCAGAGAGTGGATGACGACAGGAAGGTCGTGATCGAAGCCGCCATCGTACGCATCATGAAGTCCAGGAAGAAGATTCAGCACAATGTCCTGGTGGCTGAG GTGACTCAGCAGCTGCAGGCGCGCTTCCTCCCCAGCCCCGTGGTCATCAAAAAGCGCATCGAGGGACTTATAGAAAGGGAATACTTGGCAAGGACTCCGGAGGACCGTAATATGTACACTTACATCGGATAG
- the LOC127615811 gene encoding cullin-3-like isoform X1, with translation MRSLISWERHPPMRIMANLKGETKKEFKMRIRAFPMTMDEKYVENIWGLLKNAIQEIQRKNNSGLSFEELYRNAYTMVLHKHGEKLYTGLREVVTEHLINKVRQNVLKCLNNKFLQILNQEWNDHQTATIMIRDILMYMDRVYVQQNGVENVYNLSVVEFRDQVVHYSCIRKHLWQTLLDKIERERRGEVVDRGSIRNTCQMLMVLGLDSRIVYEEDFERPFLEMSAEFYEMESQRFLAENSTSIYIKRVEARIHEEIERVNHCLDKSTEDSILKVVERELITKHMKTIVEMENSGMVHMLRNHITEDLLCMYKLFSRVPNGLKTMCDCMSSYLREQGRALVSEEGDGKNPVDYIQDLLNLKMVFDHFLHESFNNDKLFKQTIAGDFEYFLNLNSRSPEYLSHFIDDKLKKGVRGLTEQEVELILDKTMVLFRFLQEKDVFERYYKQHLGRRLLSNKSASDDLEKSMISKLKTECGCQFTSKLEGMFRDMTISNATMDEFRRHIRDMSASLCGVDLTVRVLTTRYWPTQSATPRCTIPLAPQHAFDVFKRFYLAKHSGRQLTLQHHMGGADLIATFYGALKKDDGSEASLGGAQMSGSNSRKTILQVSTFQMTILMLFNHRECCTFEEIQNETDIPRWELARALQSLACGKPTQRVLTKEPKSKEIENGHLFTVNDQFTAKVHRVKIQTVAAKQGESDPERKETQQRVDDDRKVVIEAAIVRIMKSRKKIQHNVLVAEVTQQLQARFLPSPVVIKKRIEGLIEREYLARTPEDRNMYTYIG, from the exons ATGCGGTCTCTTATTAGTTGGGAGCGTCACCCGCCCATGAGAATCATGGCCAATCTCAAGGGAGAAACCAAGAAAGAATTCAAAATGAGGATACGCGCCTTCCCT ATGACAATGGATGAGAAATATGTGGAGAACATCTGGGGCCTGCTAAAGAATGCCATCCAGGAGATCCAGAGGAAAAACAACAGCGGGCTGAGCTTCGAGGAGCTGTACAGGAATGCCTACACCATGGTTCTgcacaagcatggggagaagcTCTACACAGGCCTGAGAGAGGTTGTCACAGAGCATCTCATCAACAAA GTACGCCAGAATGTCCTCAAATGTCTAAATAACAAATTTCTGCAAATCCTAAATCAAGAGTGGAATGATCATCAAACTGCCACCATCATGATCAGAGACATCCTCATGTACATG GACCGAGTTTATGTTCAGCAAAACGGCGTGGAGAACGTGTACAACCTCAGCGTCGTCGAATTCAGAGACCAGGTGGTCCACTACAGCTGCATTCGAAAGCACCTTTGGCAGACGCTACTGGACAAGATTGAACGAGAGAGGAGGGGAGAAGTTGTAGACAG gGGATCCATCAGAAACACCTGCCAGATGCTGATGGTTCTCGGACTGGACAGCAGGATTGTATACGAGGAAGACTTTGAGCGTCCCTTCTTAGAAATGTCAGCTGAATTCTACGAG ATGGAAAGCCAAAGGTTTCTCGCCGAAAACAGCACCAGCATCTACATTAAGAGGGTGGAGGCCCGAATCCACGAGGAGATCGAGCGCGTCAATCACTGTTTGGACAAGTCGACGGAGGATTCCATTCTCAAGGTGGTGGAAAGGGAGCTGAtaacaaaacacatgaaaaccATAGTGGAGATGGAGAACTCCGGCATGGTCCACATGCTGCGGAATCACATCACAGAAG ACCTTTTGTGCATGTACAAGCTGTTCAGCCGTGTCCCCAACGGCCTAAAAACGATGTGCGATTGTATGAGCTCGTACTTGAGAGAGCAAGGCAGGGCTCTGGTGTCAGAAGAAGGAGATGGCAAAAATCCCGTCGACTATATCCAG GACCTGCTTAACCTGAAGATGGTGTTTGACCATTTCCTCCATGAGTCTTTCAACAATGACAAACTTTTCAAACAAACCATTGCAGGAGACTTTGAGTATTTCCTCAATCTCAACTCCCGCTCGCCAGAGTACCTATCGCACTTTATCGACGATAAGCTGAAGAAAGGAGTTCGAGGG TTGACGGAACAGGAGGTGGAGTTGATTTTGGACAAGACCATGGTTTTGTTCAGATTTCTGCAAGAGAAGGATGTGTTTGAAAGGTACTACAAGCAGCATCTGGGCCGGAGACTGCTGAGCAACAAGAGCGCCTCGGACGATTTAGAGAAGAGCATGATCTCCAAGCTCAAA ACGGAATGTGGCTGTCAGTTCACCTCGAAACTGGAGGGAATGTTTCGAGATATGACCATCTCCAATGCTACCATGGATGAGTTCAGGCGACACATACGCGACATGTCG GCTTCTTTATGTGGCGTGGACCTGACCGTCCGAGTCCTCACAACTCGTTACTGGCCAACGCAGTCGGCGACGCCCAGATGCACCATCCCCCTAGCCCCTCAGCATGCTTTTGATGTGTTTAAGAG GTTCTACCTCGCCAAACACAGTGGGAGACAGCTCACGCTACAGCATCATATGGGCGGGGCAGACCTAATTGCTACCTTCTACGGTGCTTTGAAAAAG GATGATGGTTCCGAAGCAAGCTTGGGAGGTGCCCAAATGAGTGGCTCAAACTCCCGGAAGACCATTCTGCAGGTGTCCACCTTCCAGATGACCATCCTCATGCTCTTCAACCACAGAGAATGCTGCACTTTTGAG gagatcCAGAACGAGACAGACATTCCCAGATGGGAGTTGGCGCGGGCGTTGCAGTCTTTAGCCTGTGGGAAGCCCACGCAGAGAGTTCTCACCAAAGAACCAAAATCCAAGGAGATTGAAAACGGACATTTGTTTACAGTCAATGACCAGTTTACTGCCAAAGTGCACAGAGTCAAAATACAGACAG TCGCTGCCAAACAAGGCGAGTCTGACCCGGAGAGGAAAGAGACACAGCAGAGAGTGGATGACGACAGGAAGGTCGTGATCGAAGCCGCCATCGTACGCATCATGAAGTCCAGGAAGAAGATTCAGCACAATGTCCTGGTGGCTGAG GTGACTCAGCAGCTGCAGGCGCGCTTCCTCCCCAGCCCCGTGGTCATCAAAAAGCGCATCGAGGGACTTATAGAAAGGGAATACTTGGCAAGGACTCCGGAGGACCGTAATATGTACACTTACATCGGATAG
- the LOC127615808 gene encoding LOW QUALITY PROTEIN: dehydrogenase/reductase SDR family member 12-like (The sequence of the model RefSeq protein was modified relative to this genomic sequence to represent the inferred CDS: deleted 1 base in 1 codon; substituted 1 base at 1 genomic stop codon), whose translation MADALTYXSCGTPPMSLPILVSTEGARTLLPLQLHVTLVCHSGSPKQLERLQASANLPFDAMSLYRNTIWFLNGIHQYTRKGYEAASQNFEPQDLDVSVVGRSFMVTGANSGIGKATSMAIAKKGGRVHMVCRNKDKAEQAKGDIIHESGNTEVYVHIVDLSESRKVWEFAEAFKKQYPSLHVLINNAGCMIHKREVNTEALEKNFAINTMGMYLLTESLIPLLQKSREPRVITVSSGGMLVQKLQIDDLQSEKGDFDGLMVYAQNKRQQVVLTEQWAKEYPDIHFSVMHPGWVDTPAVSQSMPQFHSMMAQRLRSPEQGADTVVWLALSRAAGGTRSGKFFQDRKAVPTHLPLAWTRSSTVEVLTFISQLEMLAKAVQAKPTGVLRDQVV comes from the exons atggcGGACGCACTGACGTACTAGAGCTGCGGAACG CCCCCGATGAGTCTACCTATTTTAGTGTCGACAGAGGGCGCCAGGACGCTACTTCCCCTCCAGCTCCACGTGACACTCGTCTGTCACAGTGGTAGTCCAAAGCAACTCGAGCGACTTCAGGCTTCTGCAAACTTACCATTTGATGCCATGTCCCTGTACCGAAACACCATCTGGTTTTTAAACGGAATACACCAATATACAAG AAAGGGATATGAAGCAGCTTCTCAAAACTTTGAGCCCCAGGACCTGGATGTTTCAGTTGTGGGAAGGTCTTTTATGGTCACTGGAGCCAACAGCGGAATAGGCAAAGCGACTTCCATGGCTATAGCCAAGAAAG GTGGGAGAGTGCACATGGTCTGTAGAAACAAAGATAAAGCTGAACAGGCCAAGGGTGATATCATTCATGAATCTGGGAATACT GAGGTGTACGTCCATATTGTGGACTTGTCCGAATCACGCAAAGTGTGGGAATTTGCCGAGGCCTTCAAGAAGCAGTATCCGTCTTTACATGTCTTG ATCAACAACGCGGGCTGCATGATCCACAAGAGAGAGGTGAATACTGAAGCCCTGGAGAAGAACTTTGCTATCAACACAATGG GCATGTACCTTCTCACTGAAAGTCTCATACCGCTTCTACAAAAGAGCCGGGAACCGAGGGTG ATCACCGTGTCGTCAGGGGGGATGTTGGTCCAGAAGCTCCAGATTGATGACTTGCAGTCAGAGAAAGGAGACTTTGATGGTCTCATGGTGTACGCCCAGAACAAG AGACAGCAGGTGGTGCTGACGGAACAGTGGGCCAAAGAGTACCCTGACATCCACTTCTCTGTGATGCACCCGGGCTGGGTGGATACACCAG CCGTGTCCCAATCAATGCCGCAGTTCCACAGTATGATGGCGCAGAGGCTGCGCAGTCCAGAGCAAGGAGCCGACACTGTGGTATGGTTGGCCTTATCCAGGGCTGCCGGCGGAACCCGCAGCGGAAAGTTCTTTCAAG ATCGGAAGGCCGTCCCAACCCACCTGCCTCTTGCTTGGACTCGCAGTTCTACAGTGGAGGTTCTGACTTTCATCTCTCAGCTGGAGATGCTGGCCAAAGCTGTGCAGGCAAAGCCGACTGGAGTGCTGAGGGATCAAGTAGTATAA
- the ap1s3b gene encoding AP-1 complex subunit sigma-3b isoform X2 — protein MMRFLLLFSRQGKLRLQKWYTPMSDREKKKIIRDMTTAVLARQPRTCNFLHWKDLKIIYKRYASLYFCLAIENHENELLALEVIHRYVELLDRYFGNVCELDIIFNFEKAYFILDEFLMGGEIQETSKQIVNRSIEASDMLQETMEEYMSKPAF, from the exons ATG ATGCGCTTCCTGCTCCTCTTCAGTCGCCAGGGCAAGTTGCGTTTGCAGAAATGGTACACGCCCATGTCTGATCGGGAGAAAAAGAAGATCATCAGGGACATGACCACAGCCGTGTTGGCACGGCAACCGCGTACCTGTAACTTCCTGCACTGGAAAGACCTGAAGATTATTTACAAAAG ATATGCAAGCTTGTACTTCTGCTTGGCTATAGAGAACCATGAGAATGAGCTGCTTGCTTTGGAGGTCATTCATCGCTACGTTGAGCTGTTGGACAGATACTTTGGCAAT GTGTGCGAGCTCGACATAATCTTTAACTTTGAGAAGGCCTATTTTATCTTGGACGAGTTCCTCATGGGAGGGGAAATCCAGGAAACCTCCAAACAGATTGTGAACCGCTCCATCGAAGCCTCAGACATGTTGCAGGAG ACAATGGAGGAGTACATGAGCAAGCCGGCATTTTGA
- the LOC127615811 gene encoding cullin-3-like isoform X3, which translates to MRSLISWERHPPMRIMANLKGETKKEFKMRIRAFPMTMDEKYVENIWGLLKNAIQEIQRKNNSGLSFEELYRNAYTMVLHKHGEKLYTGLREVVTEHLINKVRQNVLKCLNNKFLQILNQEWNDHQTATIMIRDILMYMDRVYVQQNGVENVYNLSVVEFRDQVVHYSCIRKHLWQTLLDKIERERRGEVVDRGSIRNTCQMLMVLGLDSRIVYEEDFERPFLEMSAEFYEMESQRFLAENSTSIYIKRVEARIHEEIERVNHCLDKSTEDSILKVVERELITKHMKTIVEMENSGMVHMLRNHITEDLLCMYKLFSRVPNGLKTMCDCMSSYLREQGRALVSEEGDGKNPVDYIQDLLNLKMVFDHFLHESFNNDKLFKQTIAGDFEYFLNLNSRSPEYLSHFIDDKLKKGVRGLTEQEVELILDKTMVLFRFLQEKDVFERYYKQHLGRRLLSNKSASDDLEKSMISKLKTECGCQFTSKLEGMFRDMTISNATMDEFRRHIRDMSASLCGVDLTVRVLTTRYWPTQSATPRCTIPLAPQHAFDVFKRFYLAKHSGRQLTLQHHMGGADLIATFYGALKKDDGSEASLGGAQMSGSNSRKTILQVSTFQMTILMLFNHRECCTFEEIQNETDIPRWELARALQSLACGKPTQRVLTKEPKSKEIENGHLFTVNDQFTAKVHRVKIQTGVCMTRHSRSRLER; encoded by the exons ATGCGGTCTCTTATTAGTTGGGAGCGTCACCCGCCCATGAGAATCATGGCCAATCTCAAGGGAGAAACCAAGAAAGAATTCAAAATGAGGATACGCGCCTTCCCT ATGACAATGGATGAGAAATATGTGGAGAACATCTGGGGCCTGCTAAAGAATGCCATCCAGGAGATCCAGAGGAAAAACAACAGCGGGCTGAGCTTCGAGGAGCTGTACAGGAATGCCTACACCATGGTTCTgcacaagcatggggagaagcTCTACACAGGCCTGAGAGAGGTTGTCACAGAGCATCTCATCAACAAA GTACGCCAGAATGTCCTCAAATGTCTAAATAACAAATTTCTGCAAATCCTAAATCAAGAGTGGAATGATCATCAAACTGCCACCATCATGATCAGAGACATCCTCATGTACATG GACCGAGTTTATGTTCAGCAAAACGGCGTGGAGAACGTGTACAACCTCAGCGTCGTCGAATTCAGAGACCAGGTGGTCCACTACAGCTGCATTCGAAAGCACCTTTGGCAGACGCTACTGGACAAGATTGAACGAGAGAGGAGGGGAGAAGTTGTAGACAG gGGATCCATCAGAAACACCTGCCAGATGCTGATGGTTCTCGGACTGGACAGCAGGATTGTATACGAGGAAGACTTTGAGCGTCCCTTCTTAGAAATGTCAGCTGAATTCTACGAG ATGGAAAGCCAAAGGTTTCTCGCCGAAAACAGCACCAGCATCTACATTAAGAGGGTGGAGGCCCGAATCCACGAGGAGATCGAGCGCGTCAATCACTGTTTGGACAAGTCGACGGAGGATTCCATTCTCAAGGTGGTGGAAAGGGAGCTGAtaacaaaacacatgaaaaccATAGTGGAGATGGAGAACTCCGGCATGGTCCACATGCTGCGGAATCACATCACAGAAG ACCTTTTGTGCATGTACAAGCTGTTCAGCCGTGTCCCCAACGGCCTAAAAACGATGTGCGATTGTATGAGCTCGTACTTGAGAGAGCAAGGCAGGGCTCTGGTGTCAGAAGAAGGAGATGGCAAAAATCCCGTCGACTATATCCAG GACCTGCTTAACCTGAAGATGGTGTTTGACCATTTCCTCCATGAGTCTTTCAACAATGACAAACTTTTCAAACAAACCATTGCAGGAGACTTTGAGTATTTCCTCAATCTCAACTCCCGCTCGCCAGAGTACCTATCGCACTTTATCGACGATAAGCTGAAGAAAGGAGTTCGAGGG TTGACGGAACAGGAGGTGGAGTTGATTTTGGACAAGACCATGGTTTTGTTCAGATTTCTGCAAGAGAAGGATGTGTTTGAAAGGTACTACAAGCAGCATCTGGGCCGGAGACTGCTGAGCAACAAGAGCGCCTCGGACGATTTAGAGAAGAGCATGATCTCCAAGCTCAAA ACGGAATGTGGCTGTCAGTTCACCTCGAAACTGGAGGGAATGTTTCGAGATATGACCATCTCCAATGCTACCATGGATGAGTTCAGGCGACACATACGCGACATGTCG GCTTCTTTATGTGGCGTGGACCTGACCGTCCGAGTCCTCACAACTCGTTACTGGCCAACGCAGTCGGCGACGCCCAGATGCACCATCCCCCTAGCCCCTCAGCATGCTTTTGATGTGTTTAAGAG GTTCTACCTCGCCAAACACAGTGGGAGACAGCTCACGCTACAGCATCATATGGGCGGGGCAGACCTAATTGCTACCTTCTACGGTGCTTTGAAAAAG GATGATGGTTCCGAAGCAAGCTTGGGAGGTGCCCAAATGAGTGGCTCAAACTCCCGGAAGACCATTCTGCAGGTGTCCACCTTCCAGATGACCATCCTCATGCTCTTCAACCACAGAGAATGCTGCACTTTTGAG gagatcCAGAACGAGACAGACATTCCCAGATGGGAGTTGGCGCGGGCGTTGCAGTCTTTAGCCTGTGGGAAGCCCACGCAGAGAGTTCTCACCAAAGAACCAAAATCCAAGGAGATTGAAAACGGACATTTGTTTACAGTCAATGACCAGTTTACTGCCAAAGTGCACAGAGTCAAAATACAGACAGGTGTGTGCATGACAAGACACAGTCGCAGCCGTTTGGAGCGGTGA